The following proteins are co-located in the Triticum aestivum cultivar Chinese Spring chromosome 1A, IWGSC CS RefSeq v2.1, whole genome shotgun sequence genome:
- the LOC123058727 gene encoding aldo-keto reductase family 4 member C10 gives MAESFVLNTGARIPSVGLGTATGKAEPGVVRDAVYAAVKAGYRHIDCAPAYRNEKEIGLALKKLFDEGVVKREDLFITSKLWSGNQAPEDVPEGIDTTLEDLQLDYLDLFLIHAPLRSKKGATPAPENFLPVDIPATWGAMEKLYASGKARAIGVSNFSCKRMEDLLAIASVPPAVNQVECHPGWQQMKLRELCQSKGVHLSAYSPLGKHGSPGSMGPSFLSNPIVISVAEKLNKTPAQVALRWGLQMGQSVLPKSTNETRIKENLSIFDWSIPEDLMANFSEIQQVKVLRAEFVVHPQGIFKTVEDFWDGEI, from the exons ATGGCTGAATCCTTTGTGCTCAACACCGGTGCAAGGATCCCATCAGTTGGCCTCGGCACGGCGACGGGGAAGGCCGAACCCGGCGTCGTACGGGACGCCGTCTACGCCGCCGTCAAG GCTGGATATCGGCATATCGACTGTGCTCCAGCGTACCGCAATGAGAAGGAG ATTGGTCTCGCTCTCAAGAAATTATTTGATGAAGGCGTGGTTAAGCGTGAAGATCTATTTATCACTTCTAAATTGTG GTCTGGTAACCAAGCCCCAGAAGATGTGCCGGAGGGCATTGACACCACTCTTGAAGATTTGCAGCTGGACTACTTAGACCTTTTCCTT ATCCATGCTCCACTTCGTTCGAAGAAAGGTGCCACCCCAGCCCCTGAAAACTTTCTTCCTGTTGACATTCCTGCTACTTGGGGAGCAATGGAGAAGTTATATGCCTCTGGCAAGGCCCGTGCGATCGGTGTGAGTAACTTTTCTTGTAAGAGGATGGAGGATTTGCTTGCCATTGCAAGTGTACCTCCAGCAGTCAACCAGGTTGAGTGCCATCCAGGTTGGCAGCAAATGAAACTCAGGGAACTTTGCCAGTCAAAGGGTGTTCATCTTTCT GCATATTCACCCTTAGGAAAACATGGATCACCTGGATCCATGGGTCCAAGCTTTCTTAGCAATCCCATTGTCATCTCTGTTGCGGAGAAGTTAAACAAAACTCCTGCGCAGGTTGCCCTACGCTGGGGTCTTCAAATGGGCCAGAGTGTACTCCCGAAAAGCACCAATGAAACAAGAATAAAGGAGAACTTAAGCATATTTGACTGGTCTATCCCTGAAGATTTGATGgcgaatttctctgaaattcagcAG GTTAAGGTGCTAAGAGCTGAATTTGTGGTTCACCCCCAAGGTATTTTCAAAACCGTGGAGGATTTTTGGGATGGTGAAATCTGA
- the LOC123152207 gene encoding V-type proton ATPase subunit C-like, giving the protein MPTKYLIAALPVQSAGGDVAAAENSLWRSLEDSISQHSIDTPLYRFTVPALKGGTLDSLLALSDDLIRSNLFIEGASHRIRRQIEDLERNGGAGEGGALITVDGVPVDSYLSRFVWDEGKYPTKSPLKDIIASILSRISKIEDEIKVQAAKYNSCKNHLRTVYRKQSVSLVVRDLSNLVKPEDIITSEHLATLLAIVPKCSQKDWLSCYESLDTFVVPRSSTRLYEDDEYALYTVTLFAKVVGNFKAHAQERGFLIRDFVYSPEAQGSEKDDLEKLLQDEEAMRTSLLQLLYARYSEVFSSWMHICAVFVFAESILRYGLSPSILCVVLAPSTQSEKKVRNILEEHCGNVNSNDFWKSDDDGLGGEIHPYVSSTMNVV; this is encoded by the exons ATGCCGACGAAATACTTGATCGCCGCCCTCCCCGTACAATCCGCCGGCGgcgacgtcgccgccgccgagaACTCCCTCTGGCGCAGCCTCGAGGACTCCATCTCCCAGCACTCCATCGACACCCCCCTCTACCGT TTCACCGTCCCCGCCCTCAAAGGCGGCACGCTCGACTCCCTCCTCGCCCTCAGCGACGACCTCATCAgg TCGAACCTCTTCATCGAGGGGGCCTCGCACAGGATCAGGAGGCAGATCGAGGACCTGGAGCGCAACGGaggcgccggcgagggcggcgcccTGATCACCGTCGACGGCGTCCCAGTCGACTCCTACCTCTCCAG GTTTGTGTGGGATGAGGGAAAGTACCCAACAAAGTCGCCACTCAAGGACATCATCGCCAGCATCCTGTCGCGGATCTCCAAGATCGAGGATGAGATCAAG GTTCAAGCAGCAAAGTATAATTCTTGTAAGAACCACCTTAGAACAGTCTACAGAAAGCAAAGTGTAAG TTTAGTCGTGCGTGATCTGTCGAACCTGGTAAAACCAGAGGATATAATCACTTCGGAACATCTAGCAACACTTCTTGctattgttccaaaatgctcccaGAAGGACTGGTTGTCATGCTATGAGTCACTTGACACCTTTGTG GTACCGAGATCATCCACAAGGCTTTATGAGGATGATGAATATGCGCTCTACACCGTCACATTATTTGCGAAGGTTGTTGGCAACTTTAAAGCACATGCTCAAGAGAGAGGTTTTCTG ATCCGTGATTTTGTGTATAGTCCTGAAGCACAGGGAAGTGAGAAGGATGACCTGGAAAAGCTGCTGCAAGACGAGGAAGCTATGAGAACCTCTCTTCTGCAACTATTATATGCCAGATACAGTGAG GTATTCAGTTCCTGGATGCACATATGTGCTGTATTTGTCTTTGCAGAGAGCATTCTTAGATATGGTCTGTCACCATCAATCCTG TGTGTCGTTCTAGCACCGTCTACGCAGAGCGAAAAAAAAGTAAGGAACATCTTAGAAGAGCATTGTGGAAATGTCAATAG CAATGATTTCTGGAAATCTGACGATGATGGTCTCGGAGGTGAAATCCACCCTTATGTATCCTCCACCATGAATGTCGTGTGA